The Planococcus versutus genome contains a region encoding:
- a CDS encoding DUF4097 family beta strand repeat-containing protein: MQSEKERILDMVENGTISAREAVELLRAIDGTSASTNESNYGRNNQKDKQSKRGFFRPEDIMKKVSKDFSKNVSKNVSKNVSRDFNDLGNRMMEFMQTSVGKLKTMEFDSPFGEAVQFNHTFTDELTDLNTIIADIANGQLEIFPSQDGLLRAECNVKAYRSESIQQAKEDFLDKFVFIADDHKLRIISDLKTTQVNVVLYVPEGEYEHITARLFNGGFTMKRLNAALIKVKTANGKVDLKNVEFDDAELETANGAIHVYETTGKVLEAETLNGRIYIDGDIQTIASKSLNGNIVATTRCKQARKLEAKTLAGNVEIYIPSHLPLKGEVSSNLGKMDVLLSDIDATHEQGQFMQKSIRFSKQGTEPAAAPLLVYGETKTGSVLLRYLTIE; the protein is encoded by the coding sequence ATGCAAAGTGAAAAAGAACGCATTTTAGACATGGTTGAAAACGGTACGATTTCAGCTCGTGAAGCAGTTGAGTTGTTACGCGCAATAGATGGCACTAGTGCATCTACAAATGAGTCAAATTATGGCCGCAACAATCAAAAAGATAAGCAAAGCAAACGTGGATTTTTTAGACCAGAAGACATCATGAAAAAAGTATCAAAAGACTTTTCAAAAAATGTTTCTAAAAACGTCTCAAAAAATGTTTCGCGTGACTTTAATGATTTAGGCAACCGGATGATGGAATTTATGCAGACATCTGTAGGCAAGTTAAAAACAATGGAATTCGACTCGCCATTTGGTGAAGCTGTTCAGTTTAACCACACGTTCACAGATGAATTGACAGATTTAAATACCATCATTGCTGATATTGCAAATGGGCAATTAGAGATTTTCCCATCACAAGATGGTTTGTTACGTGCAGAATGCAATGTGAAAGCCTATCGTTCAGAATCTATTCAACAAGCAAAAGAAGATTTTCTAGATAAATTTGTATTTATTGCTGACGATCATAAATTACGCATCATTAGTGATTTAAAAACAACACAAGTAAACGTTGTTCTTTATGTACCAGAAGGAGAATATGAACACATTACAGCTCGCTTGTTTAACGGTGGATTTACAATGAAGCGATTAAATGCCGCATTGATCAAAGTAAAAACAGCAAACGGCAAAGTGGATTTGAAAAACGTGGAATTTGATGATGCGGAATTGGAAACGGCTAACGGTGCGATTCATGTATACGAAACAACAGGGAAAGTGCTAGAAGCGGAAACTTTAAATGGCCGAATCTATATCGATGGAGACATTCAAACGATTGCTTCTAAATCATTAAATGGCAATATCGTTGCCACAACAAGATGTAAACAAGCCCGTAAGTTAGAAGCTAAGACATTAGCAGGTAATGTGGAGATATACATTCCATCTCATTTACCACTTAAAGGAGAAGTATCTTCTAACTTAGGGAAAATGGATGTTTTGCTGTCAGATATCGACGCGACACATGAACAAGGTCAATTTATGCAAAAATCGATTCGTTTCTCAAAACAAGGAACGGAACCAGCTGCAGCTCCGTTATTGGTATACGGAGAAACTAAAACAGGATCTGTTTTGCTTCGCTATTTAACAATTGAATAA
- a CDS encoding GTP-binding protein, with amino-acid sequence MNKTIGILAHVDAGKTTFSEQLLYHTKSIRERGRVDHQSAFLDSHYIEKSRGITIFADQATFSFNNSTYFLIDTPGHVDFSPEMERSIQVMDYAIIIISAVDGIEGHTETVWELLQKHEIPVFFFINKTDRDNANPSHVFQEIRSSFSEHAFDITTGFHHGEMSESLIEFIAERDDELLSRYFEFGYDKAHWLERFQCMLADREIFPCANGSALQDIGIQEFLGQLDQLTRSTYRKDKEFGARIYKIRHDDNGNRICFLKAFSGTLRVRDKLTYGANKTEEKVSQIRLYNGMKFYTVEQVVAGELFAIVGLSKASIGDGLGVCTNDSPSMVAPTLKSIVQYDLSVPEKEVLKSFTLLGAEDPSLSVFWDEYFQHIQIQVMGMIQLEVLEQVLLERFGQRIQFGEPEILYKETIEIAVIGYGHFEPLRHYAEVHLKLEPGERDSGFQVANICHADALSTGNQNLILYHLTERDHHGLLTGSPVTDVKATLITGRGHNQHTAGGDFREAAFRALRQGLEQAQNRLLEPMYRFKIKVHLEQMGKVLSDIQQAHGIFETPVTIDGKTTIEGRVPVATFMTYSTEFAALTHGKGLLTLGFDGYDFCHNESHVISTIGYDKNADPLYTSTSIFCAKGQGYKVPWDEAQKAMHCV; translated from the coding sequence ATGAACAAAACCATTGGAATTTTGGCACATGTTGATGCCGGCAAAACCACTTTTTCCGAACAATTGCTTTATCATACAAAAAGCATTCGCGAGCGTGGACGTGTTGATCACCAAAGCGCTTTTCTCGATAGCCATTACATTGAAAAAAGTCGTGGCATTACCATTTTCGCAGACCAAGCGACTTTTTCGTTTAATAATTCAACGTATTTTCTCATTGATACACCTGGACATGTCGACTTTTCACCTGAAATGGAACGATCAATTCAAGTTATGGACTATGCCATCATAATTATTAGTGCAGTTGACGGTATTGAAGGTCATACAGAAACTGTTTGGGAACTGCTTCAAAAACACGAAATCCCTGTTTTTTTCTTTATTAATAAAACAGATCGTGATAACGCAAATCCATCTCATGTATTCCAAGAGATCCGTTCTAGCTTTTCAGAACATGCCTTTGACATTACAACCGGTTTTCATCATGGGGAAATGAGTGAGTCGTTAATTGAATTTATTGCTGAAAGAGATGATGAATTACTATCACGCTACTTTGAATTTGGTTATGACAAAGCACATTGGCTTGAACGTTTTCAGTGTATGCTCGCGGACCGGGAAATTTTCCCTTGCGCAAATGGGTCAGCGTTGCAAGACATTGGCATTCAGGAATTTTTAGGGCAACTTGATCAATTAACTCGTAGTACGTACCGTAAAGATAAAGAATTTGGCGCACGAATTTATAAAATACGACACGATGACAATGGCAATCGAATTTGTTTTTTGAAAGCTTTTAGCGGCACATTGCGTGTTCGCGACAAATTAACATACGGAGCAAATAAAACCGAAGAAAAAGTATCTCAAATACGCTTGTATAACGGAATGAAATTTTATACAGTTGAACAAGTTGTAGCGGGTGAATTGTTTGCGATTGTCGGATTGTCAAAAGCTTCGATTGGTGATGGACTTGGCGTTTGCACTAACGACTCACCCTCCATGGTAGCGCCAACATTAAAATCAATTGTTCAATACGATCTATCGGTTCCCGAAAAAGAAGTATTAAAAAGCTTTACTTTGTTAGGGGCTGAAGATCCTTCTCTTTCTGTTTTCTGGGATGAATATTTCCAACATATTCAAATTCAAGTAATGGGCATGATTCAATTAGAAGTTCTTGAGCAAGTGCTGCTTGAACGGTTTGGCCAACGCATCCAATTTGGAGAACCTGAAATTCTTTACAAAGAAACCATTGAAATAGCGGTTATAGGCTATGGTCATTTTGAGCCACTCCGTCACTATGCAGAAGTTCATTTGAAGCTAGAGCCTGGAGAACGAGACAGTGGCTTTCAAGTCGCGAATATCTGTCATGCGGATGCATTGTCTACCGGAAACCAAAACCTCATTTTGTATCATTTAACAGAACGCGATCATCATGGATTATTAACAGGTTCTCCTGTAACGGATGTGAAAGCGACACTTATCACCGGACGGGGGCACAATCAACACACAGCGGGTGGAGATTTTCGAGAAGCGGCATTTCGCGCTCTTCGTCAAGGTCTCGAGCAAGCGCAAAATCGACTACTCGAACCTATGTATCGCTTTAAAATCAAGGTACATCTTGAACAAATGGGGAAAGTGCTGTCAGACATTCAACAAGCTCACGGTATATTTGAAACTCCTGTCACAATTGATGGAAAAACAACAATTGAAGGCCGAGTCCCAGTAGCCACGTTTATGACTTACAGCACAGAATTTGCTGCGTTAACTCATGGCAAAGGTTTACTGACTTTAGGATTCGACGGTTATGACTTTTGTCACAATGAATCTCATGTAATTTCAACGATTGGCTACGACAAAAATGCGGACCCACTCTATACGTCTACTTCCATTTTTTGCGCAAAAGGTCAAGGCTATAAAGTGCCGTGGGACGAAGCCCAAAAAGCAATGCACTGTGTATAA
- a CDS encoding N-acetylmuramoyl-L-alanine amidase family protein, with amino-acid sequence MKIMIDAGHGPNTPGKRSPDGRLREFHFNLAVAEEVKKRLLLEGHTVLFSHQSDKDVPLYERTSLANRLKVDLFVSIHANALGHTFNATSGIETFTYTKPQKATQQLAFAVQQSLLAVTGRKDRGVKQADFAVLRDTHMPAILVECGFMTHKQEVELLKSAIYRKYCAQAICFGITCFEANH; translated from the coding sequence ATGAAGATTATGATTGATGCAGGACATGGACCAAATACACCTGGAAAGCGCTCGCCTGACGGAAGACTTAGGGAATTCCATTTCAATTTAGCCGTAGCAGAAGAAGTCAAAAAACGTTTATTATTGGAAGGTCACACTGTACTATTTAGTCACCAAAGTGACAAAGATGTGCCTTTATATGAACGCACGAGTCTTGCAAACCGTTTGAAAGTAGATTTATTTGTTTCGATTCACGCTAATGCATTGGGTCACACATTTAATGCAACCAGCGGAATCGAAACATTTACCTATACAAAACCTCAAAAAGCTACTCAACAGTTAGCTTTTGCTGTTCAACAATCCCTACTGGCTGTTACGGGACGAAAAGATCGCGGCGTCAAACAAGCCGACTTTGCAGTACTGCGAGATACGCATATGCCAGCTATTCTTGTAGAATGTGGTTTTATGACTCATAAACAAGAAGTAGAGCTACTCAAATCAGCCATTTATCGTAAGTATTGCGCACAAGCGATTTGCTTTGGTATTACATGTTTTGAAGCGAATCACTAG
- the hprK gene encoding HPr(Ser) kinase/phosphatase encodes MGQVTTKQVMNTFDLELISGEEGIGRHIPISDISRPGLEMAGYFTHYPANRVQLLGKTELSFFAMLTAKERSERMMKLCTDDTPAIIVSHGVPVPEELIAASSNRHVPVMTTPMSTTRFSSLLTNFLESKLAPTTAIHGVLVDIYGIGVLITGKSGVGKSETALELVKKGHRLVADDCVEIHQEGENTLVGSAPKLIEHMLEIRGVGIIDIMTLFGASAVRTFKRISLVIDLEIWDQEKTYDRLGLEEEKMKIIDTELTKLTIPVRPGRNLSVIIEVAAMNYRLKRMGVNAAEEFSKRLNDVIAQDTN; translated from the coding sequence ATGGGACAAGTAACAACAAAACAAGTGATGAATACGTTTGATTTGGAATTAATCAGCGGAGAAGAAGGAATCGGTCGTCATATTCCCATTAGTGATATTTCTAGACCTGGCTTAGAAATGGCAGGATATTTTACACATTATCCAGCAAATCGTGTGCAGTTGCTCGGCAAAACAGAGCTTTCTTTTTTTGCCATGCTGACAGCAAAAGAACGTTCAGAGCGTATGATGAAACTTTGCACAGATGACACACCTGCTATTATTGTCTCACATGGTGTACCTGTTCCAGAAGAATTGATTGCAGCCTCTAGTAATCGTCACGTACCGGTCATGACAACACCCATGTCGACAACGAGGTTTTCGAGTTTGTTGACTAACTTTTTAGAAAGCAAACTAGCTCCGACAACAGCGATTCATGGTGTTCTTGTGGATATTTATGGTATAGGCGTATTAATAACAGGTAAAAGTGGTGTGGGTAAAAGCGAGACAGCATTGGAGCTTGTTAAAAAAGGCCATCGTTTAGTAGCGGATGATTGCGTAGAGATTCATCAAGAAGGTGAAAATACACTTGTTGGATCTGCACCTAAATTAATCGAACACATGCTTGAGATTCGAGGAGTCGGTATTATTGATATTATGACTTTATTTGGAGCAAGTGCAGTTCGTACATTTAAACGTATTTCTTTAGTGATTGATTTAGAAATATGGGATCAAGAGAAAACTTACGATCGACTTGGTTTAGAAGAAGAAAAAATGAAAATTATTGATACAGAATTGACGAAGTTGACTATCCCTGTTCGTCCTGGTCGAAATTTATCCGTTATTATTGAAGTAGCTGCGATGAATTATCGCTTAAAACGAATGGGCGTTAACGCTGCAGAAGAATTTTCAAAGCGTCTTAATGACGTGATTGCACAAGATACAAATTAA
- the lgt gene encoding prolipoprotein diacylglyceryl transferase, with the protein MYSLLASIDPIAFSLGPLSVRWYGVIIAAGIVIAFLVGQREMVNRGLHNEFLTDLLIWAVPLAIVGARIYYVAFEWDAYKNNPAEIIAIWNGGIAIHGALIASVIVAYVFTKKRHTSFLKVADILAPSILIGQAIGRWGNFINQEAHGGEVTRTFLENLFIPDWIINHMYIDGAYYHPTFLYESMWSLVGIIILLLLRKANLVRGELFFFYMIWYSVGRFFIESMRTDSLYVVGELRAAQLVSVIAIILAVALIVYRRATIKNLPHYKDK; encoded by the coding sequence ATGTATTCATTATTAGCTTCAATAGACCCAATCGCTTTTTCACTTGGACCTCTTTCGGTCCGGTGGTATGGCGTAATCATTGCTGCAGGTATTGTTATAGCCTTTTTAGTAGGGCAGCGTGAAATGGTTAATCGAGGATTGCATAACGAATTTTTAACGGATTTATTGATATGGGCTGTGCCGCTAGCAATTGTGGGTGCACGCATTTATTATGTAGCGTTTGAATGGGATGCATACAAAAACAATCCTGCTGAAATCATCGCTATTTGGAATGGCGGCATTGCAATTCATGGCGCGTTAATTGCTTCTGTAATTGTCGCGTACGTGTTTACAAAAAAACGCCATACGTCGTTTTTAAAAGTAGCAGATATTTTAGCACCAAGCATTTTAATCGGACAAGCAATTGGTAGGTGGGGGAACTTTATCAACCAAGAAGCACACGGAGGAGAAGTAACACGTACTTTTTTAGAAAACTTGTTTATTCCGGATTGGATTATCAATCATATGTACATAGATGGAGCTTATTATCATCCAACATTCTTGTATGAATCGATGTGGAGTTTAGTCGGCATCATTATTTTACTCTTGCTACGAAAAGCAAATCTCGTACGCGGAGAACTGTTTTTCTTCTATATGATTTGGTATTCTGTAGGTCGTTTCTTTATCGAATCAATGCGTACAGATAGTTTATATGTTGTTGGTGAACTTCGTGCAGCTCAATTAGTTTCTGTCATCGCAATCATACTAGCAGTAGCTTTAATTGTTTACCGTCGTGCAACAATTAAAAATCTACCTCATTACAAGGATAAATAA
- a CDS encoding nucleoside recognition domain-containing protein, protein MTTLKNGLKAGLKTTWSLGKIIFPITLLVTMLQYTPVLPFIINLVSPIMGVFGLSGDAAIPLVLGNALNLYAGIAGILSLELTVKEVFILAVMLSFSHNIFIETGVALKVGVKLWIVLVVRFGLAALSGIVINLLWQGGGEVAKYGFAPEASTAPENWLGILLIGLEKASFGVLQLALIVIPLMIIIQILKDKKYLQKISDTLGPLTRVLGVQKNASLTLASGLIFGLAMGAGVMIQAVQEDGVSKKDATLVFIFLVACHAVIEDTLIFIPLGIPIWPLLAIRIVTALGLTIFVSYIWRRAENKQKRVVST, encoded by the coding sequence ATGACGACATTGAAAAATGGATTGAAAGCAGGGCTAAAAACGACTTGGTCATTAGGGAAAATTATTTTTCCAATTACTTTGCTCGTTACCATGCTTCAATATACACCTGTCTTGCCTTTTATCATCAATTTAGTGTCACCTATTATGGGTGTGTTTGGATTGAGTGGTGATGCGGCCATTCCACTGGTTCTCGGGAATGCACTTAACTTATATGCTGGAATTGCGGGTATACTGTCTTTAGAATTGACAGTTAAAGAGGTGTTTATATTAGCTGTTATGCTATCATTTTCACATAATATTTTTATCGAAACAGGTGTCGCGTTAAAAGTTGGCGTTAAGTTATGGATCGTCTTAGTGGTTCGCTTCGGGCTAGCGGCATTATCTGGTATTGTCATCAATTTACTTTGGCAAGGTGGAGGAGAAGTAGCAAAGTATGGGTTTGCCCCTGAAGCTTCGACAGCTCCTGAAAATTGGTTGGGTATTTTACTGATCGGACTTGAAAAAGCTTCATTTGGTGTTTTGCAATTAGCGTTGATTGTAATCCCGTTAATGATTATAATTCAAATTTTAAAAGACAAAAAGTACCTTCAAAAAATATCTGACACATTAGGCCCATTGACACGCGTCTTGGGTGTACAGAAAAACGCTTCTTTGACACTTGCTTCTGGGCTCATCTTTGGACTGGCAATGGGAGCCGGTGTAATGATTCAAGCTGTACAAGAAGATGGTGTCAGTAAAAAAGACGCCACTTTGGTATTTATTTTTCTTGTCGCTTGTCATGCTGTCATTGAAGATACGTTGATTTTTATTCCGCTGGGAATTCCAATTTGGCCATTGCTTGCAATTCGAATTGTGACTGCGCTCGGACTGACCATTTTTGTTTCTTACATATGGCGTAGAGCAGAAAATAAACAGAAAAGAGTGGTTTCTACATGA
- the ppaX gene encoding pyrophosphatase PpaX, whose translation MIEKKISTLLFDFDGTLLDTNELIVQTFLVVLDEHYPGRFDRQDALSFIGPSLKQTFMTIDPAYAEERIEQFRTINRMLHDELVEEYDGVSETLRLLKAQGLKMAIVSTKRSDTIRHGLKLMGISDVFDVIVGLDHVANPKPDPEPLYLALTQLGSSPEEALMIGDNSHDIEGGKNAGVRTAGVAWAAKGEELLASFNPDFMLQHISDLLDMTKEAVK comes from the coding sequence ATGATAGAGAAAAAAATTAGCACACTTTTATTTGATTTTGATGGCACGTTGTTAGATACAAATGAATTAATCGTTCAAACTTTCTTAGTCGTGCTTGATGAACATTATCCGGGACGTTTTGATCGTCAAGATGCGTTGAGTTTTATTGGTCCGTCATTAAAACAGACATTTATGACCATAGATCCAGCGTATGCTGAAGAACGGATAGAACAATTTCGCACCATTAACCGTATGCTGCATGATGAACTAGTTGAAGAATACGACGGCGTGTCAGAAACGCTACGCTTACTAAAAGCACAAGGTTTGAAGATGGCGATTGTTTCCACAAAGAGAAGTGATACTATTCGTCATGGCCTAAAGTTGATGGGTATTAGCGATGTGTTTGATGTGATAGTCGGCTTAGATCATGTTGCAAACCCTAAACCAGATCCAGAGCCATTGTATCTGGCTTTAACGCAATTAGGCTCTTCTCCTGAAGAGGCTTTGATGATTGGCGACAATTCGCACGATATCGAAGGTGGAAAAAATGCAGGAGTCCGGACGGCCGGTGTAGCGTGGGCTGCAAAAGGAGAAGAGCTTCTCGCCAGTTTCAATCCTGACTTTATGCTTCAACATATAAGTGATTTGCTTGATATGACGAAAGAAGCAGTAAAATGA
- a CDS encoding acyltransferase, with amino-acid sequence MRNTQRHFVEGPNSLWHIYKTVPFWKVTKNFLVIQTARYTPFLPIKNWMYKKFLKMKIGKHSSFALMVMPDVMFPEKISVGENSVIGYNTTILAHEYLIDEYRLGDVVIGDRVMIGANTTILPGITIGNGAIVSAATLVHKDVPAGAFVGGNPMNIIFTAEQMAERQAKS; translated from the coding sequence ATGAGAAACACACAACGCCATTTTGTTGAAGGTCCCAATTCACTTTGGCATATTTATAAAACTGTGCCTTTTTGGAAAGTCACTAAAAACTTCTTAGTGATTCAAACTGCTCGGTATACGCCATTTTTACCTATAAAAAATTGGATGTACAAAAAATTTTTGAAAATGAAAATTGGTAAACACTCTTCTTTTGCATTGATGGTAATGCCAGACGTTATGTTTCCAGAAAAAATTTCAGTTGGAGAAAACTCAGTGATTGGTTATAACACAACAATTCTGGCACATGAATACTTAATAGATGAATATCGACTCGGCGACGTGGTTATCGGAGACCGCGTCATGATCGGAGCAAACACAACAATTTTGCCCGGCATCACGATTGGAAACGGCGCGATTGTTTCCGCTGCTACGCTCGTCCATAAAGATGTGCCAGCTGGAGCTTTTGTCGGCGGAAATCCGATGAACATTATCTTTACAGCTGAACAAATGGCAGAGCGCCAAGCAAAATCCTGA
- a CDS encoding ATP phosphoribosyltransferase regulatory subunit has product MTIQMFEKPLGMRDDFPFIAKKKADLRTNGTTIIQQAGYELLQTPTLEYYETIGKISAIADNALFKLLDSQGETLVLRPDMTSPIARVAASKLLKEKMPVRLGYYSTVFRAQKREGGRPAEFEQMGVELIGDDSLYADAEVIILAGNIVKNLGIKSSRFVIGHTQLLQLILEDFGLNQEQIEQVRSTFVSKNSVGFETLTNQLPIESSRVESFISLISTTTIEEWQQWIDPHNAKQTALYEEMKKLKKILDRSGLSDLVTYDLSFNSHMTYYTGLVFEVYAAGSGFPLGNGGRYDGLMKQFGLEVGATGFGLRVDRLLELISAVPERQDHTLILFDEQNEDAAYDEAQKLRAQAKRVTLQFAPAVMAIDKFSNHFSEVLRMEGVN; this is encoded by the coding sequence ATGACCATACAAATGTTTGAAAAACCATTAGGGATGAGAGATGATTTTCCTTTTATCGCAAAAAAGAAAGCAGACCTACGGACGAATGGAACAACCATTATTCAACAAGCAGGCTATGAGTTGTTGCAGACGCCAACTTTAGAGTATTACGAAACTATCGGTAAAATATCGGCAATTGCAGACAATGCGTTGTTTAAATTGCTAGACAGCCAAGGTGAAACCTTAGTGTTGCGTCCTGACATGACATCACCCATCGCGCGTGTGGCAGCATCTAAGCTATTAAAAGAAAAAATGCCTGTACGACTAGGCTATTATTCGACGGTTTTTCGTGCTCAAAAACGAGAAGGTGGACGACCAGCTGAATTTGAACAAATGGGTGTGGAACTAATTGGAGACGATTCATTGTATGCCGATGCAGAAGTCATCATTCTCGCAGGAAATATAGTAAAGAATTTAGGCATTAAATCGAGTCGTTTCGTCATTGGACACACTCAATTATTGCAGTTGATTTTAGAGGATTTCGGATTAAACCAAGAACAAATAGAACAAGTACGTAGCACATTTGTTTCTAAAAACAGCGTTGGTTTTGAAACATTAACAAACCAATTGCCAATTGAATCGTCTAGAGTGGAATCATTTATTAGCTTAATATCAACAACTACAATCGAAGAATGGCAGCAATGGATCGATCCACACAATGCGAAACAAACAGCATTGTATGAAGAAATGAAAAAACTAAAAAAAATACTGGATCGTAGTGGCTTGTCTGATCTAGTCACATACGACTTATCTTTTAATAGTCATATGACGTATTACACCGGACTGGTGTTTGAAGTGTATGCAGCAGGCAGTGGTTTTCCATTGGGTAACGGGGGGCGCTATGACGGGTTGATGAAACAATTCGGATTAGAAGTTGGCGCAACTGGTTTTGGTTTGAGAGTCGATCGTTTGCTTGAACTTATATCAGCTGTGCCTGAAAGACAAGACCATACGTTAATTTTATTTGATGAACAAAACGAAGATGCAGCATATGACGAAGCACAAAAGCTTCGCGCGCAAGCAAAGCGTGTGACACTACAATTTGCACCAGCAGTTATGGCCATTGATAAATTCAGTAATCATTTCAGTGAGGTTCTACGAATGGAAGGTGTTAATTGA
- the hisG gene encoding ATP phosphoribosyltransferase — protein MDALTIAMPKGRIFEEAYELLVKAGYDLPKELDDSRKLIVEAPNENIRFILAKPMDVPAYVEHGVVDIGIAGKDVMLEHDRDVYELLDLGISRCYIATAGMPDTPMNKVSPRVATKYPKVASQYYRGKGEQVEIIELNGSIELAPMIGLADRIVDIVSTGKTLKENGLIEYEKIVDITSRLIVNPVSYRLKQERITELVGRLRKQVIL, from the coding sequence ATGGATGCATTAACAATAGCAATGCCAAAAGGCCGAATATTTGAAGAAGCTTATGAATTATTAGTAAAAGCAGGTTACGATTTGCCGAAAGAACTCGATGATTCGCGAAAATTAATTGTTGAAGCACCCAATGAAAACATTCGGTTTATTCTTGCTAAACCAATGGATGTTCCAGCATATGTTGAACATGGAGTTGTAGATATTGGTATCGCTGGGAAAGATGTCATGCTTGAACACGATCGTGATGTATATGAATTATTAGATCTTGGCATTAGTCGCTGCTATATCGCTACTGCGGGTATGCCTGATACACCGATGAACAAAGTATCTCCACGTGTCGCGACAAAATACCCGAAAGTAGCATCACAATATTACCGTGGCAAAGGTGAACAAGTAGAAATCATTGAATTAAATGGATCGATTGAATTAGCCCCAATGATTGGTTTGGCTGATCGAATTGTGGATATTGTTTCCACAGGTAAAACATTAAAAGAAAATGGCTTAATTGAATATGAAAAAATTGTTGACATCACATCACGTTTAATTGTCAATCCTGTAAGCTACCGTTTAAAACAAGAACGCATTACAGAGCTAGTGGGAAGACTGAGAAAGCAGGTTATTCTATGA
- the hisD gene encoding histidinol dehydrogenase, which produces MKVVRLSSGISIRRTIAEGTEQQVTAVKAIIQEVREHGDQAMLRYTEKWDGAKLISLRVTDEEITQAVKRFDPQLAKDLTEAAENIRAYHESQQQKGYRLDSEDGSYVAQRVSPIESAGLYVPGGTAAYPSSVLMNVIPAQVAGVSRIVLISPPSQDGTLSDGVLVSAHILGITEVYKSGGAQAIAALAYGTESIAAVDKITGPGNIFVALAKREVNGDVAIDMIAGPSEIAIIADESAYADEVAADLLSQAEHDPLASAVLLTTSEKLADAVSKQVKQQLASLPREAIAGAAIANHSVIYLGKTIEELITAANQLAPEHLEIMTTDAEAVAERILHAGAIFIGRFSSEPIGDYFAGTNHVLPTNSTARFSSALAVYDFIKRTSIIRYSEKAWENNKEKIARLARLEGLEGHARAVESRSWKKETNK; this is translated from the coding sequence ATGAAAGTGGTTCGTTTGTCTTCAGGAATTTCCATTAGAAGAACCATTGCAGAAGGTACAGAACAGCAAGTTACAGCTGTAAAAGCAATCATTCAAGAAGTAAGAGAGCATGGGGATCAAGCCATGTTGCGTTATACAGAAAAATGGGATGGCGCAAAGTTAATTTCTTTGCGCGTTACGGATGAAGAAATTACACAAGCGGTAAAACGTTTTGATCCTCAACTCGCAAAAGATTTAACAGAAGCAGCAGAAAATATCCGAGCATATCATGAAAGTCAGCAACAAAAAGGATACCGTCTGGATAGTGAAGATGGCTCTTATGTCGCACAGCGAGTTAGTCCAATTGAGTCGGCTGGACTTTATGTACCCGGTGGAACAGCAGCTTATCCATCATCTGTTTTAATGAATGTTATTCCAGCACAAGTGGCTGGCGTATCGCGGATTGTGTTAATTTCACCACCAAGTCAAGATGGCACGTTATCCGATGGTGTATTGGTATCTGCTCATATTCTTGGCATTACAGAAGTGTATAAGTCTGGTGGTGCTCAAGCAATCGCGGCATTAGCATATGGGACAGAATCTATCGCAGCCGTCGATAAAATTACAGGACCCGGTAATATCTTTGTGGCTCTCGCAAAACGAGAAGTGAATGGGGATGTAGCAATTGATATGATTGCTGGACCAAGTGAAATTGCGATCATTGCAGATGAATCAGCTTATGCTGATGAGGTAGCAGCGGATTTATTATCACAAGCAGAGCATGATCCACTAGCGAGTGCTGTATTATTGACGACAAGTGAAAAGTTAGCGGATGCCGTTTCAAAACAAGTAAAGCAACAATTAGCAAGTTTGCCACGTGAAGCCATTGCCGGTGCTGCAATTGCAAATCACAGCGTAATTTATTTAGGAAAAACTATCGAAGAGTTAATCACAGCAGCTAATCAATTGGCTCCAGAGCATTTGGAAATTATGACAACAGATGCTGAAGCGGTTGCTGAACGTATTCTCCACGCTGGGGCTATTTTTATCGGAAGGTTTTCATCCGAACCCATTGGCGATTATTTTGCGGGCACAAATCATGTGTTGCCAACGAATAGTACAGCTCGTTTTTCAAGTGCATTAGCTGTCTATGATTTTATTAAACGCACAAGCATTATTCGTTATAGTGAAAAAGCGTGGGAAAATAATAAAGAAAAAATCGCTCGTCTGGCGCGTCTTGAAGGATTAGAAGGCCATGCACGTGCAGTCGAATCACGATCGTGGAAAAAGGAGACGAACAAATGA